The window AGCCATTAATTCACTAAAAACTCGTGGTGCTAAAAACATTAAATTCATGTGCTTAATTGCAGCTCCAGAAGGTGTACAAGCCATCCAAGAATCACATCCAGATGTGGACATTTATATCGCGGCTCTTGATGAAAAATTAAACGACCATGGATATATTGTTCCTGGACTAGGTGATGCTGGGGACCGTTTATTTGGTACTAAATAATAAGTTGGCTTACCAAAAAATCGATTAGCCAACACACAATGGCCAACCGATACATTATATAATGCGTTAACATTAAAATACGACCTCCTTTATGATAGGGAGGTCGTTCAAAACTTTTAAGGACGGTGCAATTCAATTGATTAACAAATTGAAGGTAATGACGATTTTTGGAACAAGACCCGAAGCTATTAAGATGGCGCCACTTGTTTTAGAATTACAAAAGTATCCGGAAAAAATTGAGTCGATTGTGACAGTAACTGCACAACATCGTCAAATGCTAGACCAAGTATTGGAGACATTTAATATTACGCCTGACTACGATTTAAATATTATGAAGGATCGCCAAACTTTGATAGATGTTACAACGAACGCACTCCATGGTTTAGACCGTGTCATGAAGGAAGCAAAGCCCGACATTGTTTTGGTACATGGAGATACAACAACTACCTTTGTAGGAAGTCTGGCGGCATTTTACAATCAAATCGCGATTGGACATGTGGAGGCTGGATTACGTACAGGAAACAAGTATTCCCCGTACCCAGAAGAAATGAATCGCCAGCTTACAGGTGTAATGGCGGATTTGCATTTTTCTCCAACTGAGGTCTCTAAAGAAAACTTATTAAAAGAAAATAAACAAGAGCAAGCTATTTTTGTTACAGGAAATACAGCAATTGATGCATTAAAAACAACTGTTAGTGAAAACTATAGCCATCCGGTTTTAGAAAAAATAGGAGACAATCGCGTGATTCTTCTAACTGCACATCGCAGAGAAAACTTAGGGCAACCAATGCGTAATATGTTCAAGGCGATTAAAAGACTATTAGCCGAACATGAAGATGTGCAAGTAGTATATCCTGTTCATTTAAATCCGGCGGTTCGAGAAGTTGCGGATGAAGTACTAGGCAATGATCCTCGTATTCATTTAATCGAGCCTTTAGAGGTTTTTGACTTCCATAACTTTGCAGCGCGTTCCTTTATGATCTTAACGGATTCTGGCGGTGTACAAGAAGAAGCACCTTCACTTGGTAAGCCTGTTTTAGTATTACGTGATACAACAGAACGTCCAGAAGGAATTGCAGCTGGTACATTAAAACTAGCAGGTACAGAGGAAGAAACAATTTATAAACTTGCCAAAGAATTATTAGAAGACAGTAATGCATATGAAAAAATGGCACATGCCTCGAACCCGTATGGTGATGGCCATGCTTCTAAAAGGATTGTCGAAGCATTGATTAGTTTCTTTGAAAAAAGTAAATAATAAGGTGCATTAAAGAAATGTATTAATAAAAGACTTTTTCTGGTAAATAAATGATAAAAAACCTATTTATATTAGGTGAAAGATATAGTATTCCCCATTTTAGCTATTTCTTAAACACAAATTTGTCAAGAATTTGACAATATTTCAGTAGTTGTGAAGTTTTTCACCTGAACTAATTGACATCAAATTACCCCTATTGTATGCTTACAAAGGGTAAGAATGATAAGGGTTTCAAGTCAAGATTTGACCCCGAAACACTTGTTATATCAAGTTTCTACTAGATTGACAGTTGAAACTAATCAATGTCAATTTGCAACGTTTTCAGGCGTCTGGAATTTGTGTATTTACTGTAAAGAAAGCTTAGTATGATAGAAAATTCTCATTTAAACGAGGATTTATTACTATTTTCTTATCTTTTTCGACATTTGTTGAAAAACATGTAAAGCAATGCAACGCTTGATTCCATAAGTAGAGGACGATTTGAACATTACTCGAAAAAGATTTGGGAGATAAATTGCCAATGCTAGATTTGCATCACATTTTCGCTATGCAGAAGAAAGCGTTATTTTTTTTGCTCGCTCTTTGTGCATTAGGATGGGGATTTACCTCGAACCCTACTGTTTTTGCTGGTATTGCTGTCGGTGCTTGCTTTGGTACATATAACTTTTGGATTCTTGTTCGAAGAATGGACAAGTTTGATCGTTCCATAAGTGAAGGAAAAAAAACAGTATCACTCGGTTCAGCTTTACGCTTTGGATCAGGTATTGCAGCAGTCGCAATCGCAATTACGTTGCCACAATATTTTCATTTAATTAGCACAGTGATAGGGCTAATGGTTCCATACGTTTTCCTATTTATAGGAGTAATCGTATCGTCGGTAAGAAACAAATAACGTAACAAAGAAAGTGAGGTGAATGCAAGAATGGATCATTTGGCTCCAGAACTAGAGTTGGGCTTTTTAACTTTCAACTTATCCACAGTCTTAACGCTTTTAGTTACAGCAATTATCGTATTTTTAATCGCGTTTATTGCTACACGCAATCTAAAGCTTAAACCAACTGGTATGCAAAATTTCATGGAATGGGTGATGGATTTCGTTAAAGGAATCATCAAAAACAACATGGATTGGAAAACAGGTGGTCGATTCCACGTTTTAGGTATTACCCTTATTATGTTTATCGCCGTAGCAAACTTGCTTGGTCTTCCACTTGGAGGTATTGTAATTAACGGTGAACTATGGTGGAAATCGCCAACAGCTGATCCAACAGTTACATTGACGTTAGCATCTATGGTTACGATACTAGCTACTTATTATGGTATCAAAATGCGTGGTACTAAGCATTATTTCGGGACTTTCGTCCAACCAATGTCATTTTTATTACCGTTAAAAATTATCGAGGAATTTGCTAACACATTAACGTTAGGTCTTCGTCTTTACGGTAACATCTACGCTGGTGAGATTTTACTTACTTTAATAGCAGGTATTGCCGGTACAAGCATATTAGGATTCTTCGGTGGTTTAATCCCAGGATTAGCATGGATAGGATTCTCGATCTTCATTGGCTTTATCCAAGCCTTCATCTTCACAATGTTAACAATGGTTTACTTATCTCACAAAGTGAGTGCAGACCATTAATATAAAGCTTTTAGTGTAAAACATTAGATGCTTAAAACAAAAAAATAATATACAATTCCAAGGAGGAAATATTCAATGGGTTTATTAGCAGCAGCAATCGCAATCGGTTTAGGTGCACTTGGTGCAGGTATTGGTAACGGTCTTATCGTTTCACGTACAGTAGAAGGTATCGCTCGTCAACCAGAGGCTCGTGGCGTTCTTCAAACTACAATGTTCATCGGGGTAGCATTAGTTGAGGCCCTACCGATCATCGCAGTAGTAGTAGCATTCATCGTAATGAACCGATAATTATCGGATTCAAAACACATGTGGCGAAGATGATTCCCAAGAAGAAACTTCGCCATTCCTTTTGTAAAAATGCAGGTCTTATTTAAATTGAATGTAAAGAAGTACAAAACATAGATTTTATGAAATGTTTCGAGCAGTCTTAATAGACGAACTTATTCGGAACTATATAATTTTTGATAGCTCTTGAAGGGAGTGAAACAATCGTGAATTTGGATTACCTAGTACTAGGTGCTGGTGCCCACGGCTTTAATGGTGGGGACGTTTTAGCAACACTTATTATTTTCCTAGTTTTAATGTTACTTCTAAAAAAATTCGCTTGGGGTCCTTTAATGGGCATTATGCAACAACGTGAAGAGTTAGTAGCAGGAGAAATCGAAGCAGCTGAAAACGCTCGCATCGAATCTGCAAAAGCTTTAGAAGAGCAAAAAGCTCTTTTAAAAGAAGCTCGCACGGAAGCACAAGCAATTATTGAAAGTGCTAAAAAACAAGGCGAAGTTCAACGTGATGAAATTATCACTGCGGCTCGTACTGAAGCTAATCGCTTAAAAGACTCAGCTGTTCGTGAAATCGAGACTGAGAAAGAAAAAGCAATCGCTGCGGTTCGTGATGAAGTCGTTTCATTATCAGTTCTTGCTGCATCTAAAGTTCTTGGGAAAGAAATTTCTGAAGAGGACAATAGCGCATTAATTAAAGAAACGATTGCGAAGGCAGGCGAGGCGAAATGAGTTCGACAATAGCTAATCGTTATGCTGAAGCTTTGTTTCAACTAGCATTAG is drawn from Lysinibacillus sp. SGAir0095 and contains these coding sequences:
- the atpB gene encoding F0F1 ATP synthase subunit A; the encoded protein is MDHLAPELELGFLTFNLSTVLTLLVTAIIVFLIAFIATRNLKLKPTGMQNFMEWVMDFVKGIIKNNMDWKTGGRFHVLGITLIMFIAVANLLGLPLGGIVINGELWWKSPTADPTVTLTLASMVTILATYYGIKMRGTKHYFGTFVQPMSFLLPLKIIEEFANTLTLGLRLYGNIYAGEILLTLIAGIAGTSILGFFGGLIPGLAWIGFSIFIGFIQAFIFTMLTMVYLSHKVSADH
- a CDS encoding ATP synthase subunit I — translated: MLDLHHIFAMQKKALFFLLALCALGWGFTSNPTVFAGIAVGACFGTYNFWILVRRMDKFDRSISEGKKTVSLGSALRFGSGIAAVAIAITLPQYFHLISTVIGLMVPYVFLFIGVIVSSVRNK
- the wecB gene encoding non-hydrolyzing UDP-N-acetylglucosamine 2-epimerase encodes the protein MINKLKVMTIFGTRPEAIKMAPLVLELQKYPEKIESIVTVTAQHRQMLDQVLETFNITPDYDLNIMKDRQTLIDVTTNALHGLDRVMKEAKPDIVLVHGDTTTTFVGSLAAFYNQIAIGHVEAGLRTGNKYSPYPEEMNRQLTGVMADLHFSPTEVSKENLLKENKQEQAIFVTGNTAIDALKTTVSENYSHPVLEKIGDNRVILLTAHRRENLGQPMRNMFKAIKRLLAEHEDVQVVYPVHLNPAVREVADEVLGNDPRIHLIEPLEVFDFHNFAARSFMILTDSGGVQEEAPSLGKPVLVLRDTTERPEGIAAGTLKLAGTEEETIYKLAKELLEDSNAYEKMAHASNPYGDGHASKRIVEALISFFEKSK
- the atpF gene encoding F0F1 ATP synthase subunit B; translation: MNLDYLVLGAGAHGFNGGDVLATLIIFLVLMLLLKKFAWGPLMGIMQQREELVAGEIEAAENARIESAKALEEQKALLKEARTEAQAIIESAKKQGEVQRDEIITAARTEANRLKDSAVREIETEKEKAIAAVRDEVVSLSVLAASKVLGKEISEEDNSALIKETIAKAGEAK
- the atpE gene encoding F0F1 ATP synthase subunit C: MGLLAAAIAIGLGALGAGIGNGLIVSRTVEGIARQPEARGVLQTTMFIGVALVEALPIIAVVVAFIVMNR